CCATTGGATAGGTTAGTGCAGGTACGGGGTAATATTACAGAAAGTCTAATACATGATCCAGCTGGTAATTTGCTGGCTCAGGAGCAAATAAAGTCTAATTCTAGTCAAATCAAGGGAAATAGACTGTTACTTCAAGGTGATAAACATTTTAAATATGATAGTTTTGGTAATCTAATTGAAGAAAAACGTGGTAAAGAACAAAGCCTTGTTACCCAATACTACTATGATTGTTTACATCAATTGACCAAAGCAGTAATGCCGAATGGAACAATTGCAGAGTATCAGTATGATGTTTATGGTCGCAGGATAAGAAAAACAATTACAGACAAAATAGGAGCTAAAACCAAAACAGATTATATCTGGATGGGAGACAATATAATTGCCGAAAGAAGTAAAGAGCATTACCAGAGTTATTTATATGAAAAAGATACACATAAACCGTTGGCATTATTAAGAGGTAAAGGAAAAGAGGCACAAATTTATTTCTATCAATTAGACCATTTGGGCACGCCTCAAGAACTAACAGCATTTAGTGGTAAAATAGCTTGGTCTGCTAGTTATAAAGCTTATGGTAATTTAGCACAATTAGAGATTAGTGAAATTGATAATCCATTAAGATTTCAAGGCCAGTATTTTGATCAGGAAACAGGGTTACATTATAACTATTATCGATACTATAACCCTAATATAGGACGCTATATAACGCCTGACCCTATTAAACTGGCAGGAGGTTTGAATAGCTACCAATATACCAATAATCCTATTAATGAAATAGATCCTTTAGGATTGGTAGTATGCCCAAGATCTACAACAGTTAAAACAGATACTGCTACAGGAGCTAAATTTCTTGATGATATTGATGATCACTTAGTGTCTGGGCATGGGTATAATCCGAAAGTTACCCAACACGCTGGTGGTATTAAAGGTACTCATAATATGGAGAGCTTTGAAAAAGTAATAGCACAAGAAGACTTGGTTGTAATAAAAAAGAAAAAAGTGGCTAATGGTATTTACGAAGTTACATATGCGAAAAAAAGTAAATATGGCTCAGGAAAAAATGCTGGTAAATATATGCTTGATGCTGATGGTAATATAAAAGTTAATGAGTTTAGGAATCCAAAAACAGTATATGATTCTAAAATACATTCTGATGAAAAAATAAAACAATCTGGAAAGGTTGCAGCATTTAGAGGATATCAGAAAGCTGTTAATGATGCTAAAAAAGCTGGAAAAGAACAGTTTACCTATCGTGAAAAAGAAAATGGAATACTATTTGAAATTGCCATGGATTTAGATAAAGCGTCAGGTAACTGGATAATTAAAAGCTATTATCCAGTAGGGTAAGCTAAATTGGAGTTAAGTTATGAGTGAAAATATAGAGAACCATTATCAAAACCTAGATATTAAATTTGTTAACGAATCAAACTCTGTATATCAAGACGATATAGAGTTTATAAAACATATTTGTTCGGGATGCTTAGAAGGAGATGAGACAGAAAAAAATTTAATAGAATTTATGTCTTGTTTTTTAGTTGGAATTCATCCAGGTAGCCATTTATTTGATTGCAGTATTACCATAGGTTGTATGGCTACTGCTGACTTTATATATGAAGATGGCTTTATTGAGTATGACTTAATACGTGGTCCTTATGGTATAAATATTGTAGCATTTGAGGATGAAAAAAATTGTTTAGTCCTTGAGGAAAACTTAGCAATTAAAGAAATAATAAAGATCATTAGAGAAATTTATAAAGCACGAGTGTCAGCTTGTGAGTCGCCATCATTTATAGAGGCGTACATGGAATTGGTTCGTATGTTTAAGTTGGAGAAAGAATATGTCTAGATATATAGGTGTTGGAGGGGTAATTCGCTCTGGTATGTTTAATATAATAGGTTATAACATATTATGGAATTGTTTAAAAATGATTTATGTTATAAATAAAACAGATATACAATTGAAAAAATTGTTAGAAACTACATTAAATAGTAATGATTTTATAGCAGAAGAAGCAGTAATATACTTTTATAATTTGCCTGATGAAATAAAAGATGACTATTATGATTTTAAGCATGGAGATTTATCTAATAAAATTATTTTCCAATATGCTAACAATAAGATTGCGGTAGATAAAGCAATAGGTGCAGATTCGATTGCTAATTTCTGTATGCGACATGCAGAGAATAAAGAAACCTTACGTCCTTTATATAATCAAATCCGAGAGAAGTTTAATATCACTTACCCACATATAGTATAAAGCATATATTGACAGTATTTATGGGTAAATATACCCTTATAGAATAGGATAAAATAAAGTGAAGAATTTAATTTCATTATTTATTGTACTTATTGCTCTATGTGGGATTAATCATGCTGAAACTGCTTCTTTTAATATTGATAGTGAAGAATCTGCAAGAAGTTATCTACATTTTTTTGAAAAAAAAGCAAATGAGCAAATCCACACACATTCAATGTCAAATGTTAATGCGGTAATATTTGATCAGAAAGATACTTTGACTATACAACTCATCTTTGATAAAAATGAGGAAGAGCTTTCTAAAATACAAAATGCATTAGAGTTAGATAACAATATAAACTGTGATACTTCAAAATATTCAGTATTTCACTATGGAAGTGGTCTAAGTGTTACGATAAATCCATATCTTCAAAAAACTTTAAATTATGGGTTCAATATTAGATTTGAAATTATTTCTAATAAAACAATGCTCCCTATCGGAAATATCCTTATTAATGAAGATGAATGTCATAAGGCTTTTAGATAAGTGAGGGTAGTTTACCTCAAGAAGTTAAGCCAACACACATAGTTGTGGATAAAATAACATGGTAAGAAAAAAAGCCTTGAATCAATAAATAGTATGCCTAAACACCATGTAACATCACCATTTAATAGTAAAATATTATCTAAGCACAATCTATTAAATAACAGGTGATAATAATTGGGTAATGGATAATTCTAACAAGTGTTCAAAAGAGTCAGCTTAATTTTTTATCTGTCTTTTTATAATTTGTTAGCACTTATCTAAAAGAGATCTATTAATAAAATTTTGTTAGATAAGCTATTTATAATAATACCAGATTCATCAGGATAAAATATGTTGAAAAAGATTCCTATTCAAATATGTTACTGGATGTAAAACAGATATTTATTTAGAAAAGAATGTAAGTCAGACTTAATCTAGCAGATACTTATATAAAATGGGGTACTGTACGATCAGGTCTTAACTATTCCAATTAATGAGATATTGGTTGCTGCATTGTTCAAGTATATGTTTTTTGATTGTTCTGTGTTTTAATTGTAGTTGAGTTATCTCTTATTGAGATAACTGATATCTAAGATAGTTCAGTTAAGCATCAGTTTTTATAACTTACATGCTCGGACCAGTTTACTTTTAATTTTTCCATGCTGAAAATAAGATAAGGCTTGTTTTACTATTGTGCGATCAATAGCAATATAAGTATAAAACTCAGTGATATTAATTTTTCCAATATTTTTGCTTTCTAAGTTAGCATCTTTGGTTAATGCACCGAGTACATCACCAGGTCTTACTTTATTTTTACGACCAATCGTCAAACACAATGTTTGCATATTGGGTATTACAATGTTTGTGGGATCAATAGTTAAATTAGGTAATGATTTCCAGTTAAGCTTGAAATTTAATTCTTTTTCAATGGCATTAGCTCTAACAACCTCACTTGTTGCGACTAAGGTGATAGCTATCCCCTTTGCTCCAGCTCTTCCTGTTCGGCCAATCCTATGGACATACACCTCAGGATCGGGTGTGATTTGGTAATTAATGACAACGTCTAGCTCTTTAATGTCTAAGCCCCGAGCAGCAACATCTGTTGCTACCAAAATAGCACAGCTTTTATTAGCAAATTGAAATAATACCTGTTCTCGCTCACGCTGCTCTAAATCACCATGTAATGCGATAGCACTATAGCCTAGCCCATTCAAGTAGGACTCAACGTCTTGACAAGCTACCTTTGTGTTACAAAAAACAATGGTTGATTCACAAGGGTTCAGATTAATCATTTTGGCTAATGCTTGATCACGTTGATGGTTTTCAATTTCATAAAAATATTGCTCAATCTCATTATGTGGTTCTTCTGTAGAGATCATCACGGGCGAGTTCTGAATCTTTTTACTCATCGCCATGATGCTATCAGGATAAGTAGCAGAGAAAAGGAGCGTTTGACGAGAGGTTGGTGATGCAGCCAGTATGCTACTAATATCTTCTTCAAAACCCATTTCAAGCATTCTGTCGGCTTCATCAAGAACTAGTGTATTTAATTGCTTTAAATTTAAAGTCTGCCGTTCTAGATGATCGACTAATCTTCCTGGTGTTCCGACTACAATATGTGCGCCATGCTCTAAAGAACCTATCTGTGGTCCTACAGGAACACCTCCACACAGCGTTAACACTTTGACATTACTCATAAGACGAGCTAAGCGACGAATCTCATTGGCAACCTGATCAGCTAATTCGCGGGTTGGGCAAATAACAAGCGCTTGTGTGGAGAATTGTTTAACATTCAGTTTAGATAATAAGGCTAAACCAAATGCAACGGTTTTTCCACTGCCTGTTTTGGCTTTAGCTATCACATCTTTGCCCGCCAGAGCTAATGGCAACGTTTGCTCTTGAACGAGAGTCATGGAAGTAAATTCCATTAACGCTAAATTATCTAATAAGGTTTGTTTTAAAGGTAAGGATGAAAATGATTTCACAAGGGCTCTTTGTTATAACAAGTAGTTAAATAAGCTTTTATCATACCTGATTAAAAACATAATTACTTTAATTATGCTGCAACATAGTTGCTCTCTATATTGTTCCCAAGCCTCCCTCATTTCCTTATGATAATTATAACGCTGATAAATGCGCTTAAATTTATTTTCTTCAGTATGATTTAAGCAACGCTCAGCCACTTCAGGTAATACAACCAATTATATAGAAGAAAATAAAAGTTATAGTGCAAGCAATTTTACTCTTTATAGTAAACCAGTACTTGAACACATTAGTGAGCTTTTTTGATGGTTATATGACTTATTTTAAGAGCATAAAAATTTATTTTGGCTTTTATACTGTAAGAAATATTGGAAAAGAGAAAAAGTCAGTATTAGATGATGGTGAAGAATGGAAAGAGGATTTAGAAAAGATATCTAAGGAAGATCCATCTTCTTGGTAATCAATTTTAAAAGGGTTTAACAGCCCTTTTTTATTGGCAAGATAATAACGTAATAGTTGAATCAAGTAAGCCAACAGCAGAAGCTTTAAATGCTCAACGTGCGCTCGATAAAATTTTAATTCTTGAATAGGGAGTGGAATCATGGCAAAAACAGGCGTTTTTATAAATAGCGAATGTTATTTAATTAACTCTAATCTTGTCAAAATTTTTTGAAGAAACAAAAAAGTATTTTTCAGAAAATGAAATGGAGCTAGAGAATATTCCAGAAATTTTTGAATATTTGCAGGCTTGGTTTATTGCTTCAGGTATAGATTTAGACAGTTTAAATAAAACGAGTTTCAACATACGTTAATCTCTATGAGAGGAGTAACAATTGGATTTGGAGAAAGGTGAGAGTTATAGAGGTTGGAAACTATAATACTACTTTTGTGTGTTATATTCATTTAAATATGATGGTTATTGTGTTAGTTAGTATGCTTTATACTGTTTCCTTTAAAATCTAACAATATAATTAATTTAAGAGAATTTAGTTAAAATTTAAAAAAGAGAAATAATTTTATGATTATAAAATGTAATAAATTGTACAAGCATGACAAAAAATGTCACTTCTTTTCATTTTATTCGTAAAATATAAAATTAATAAGAATAGCGATATAAAGATAAGGCAAATAATTATTTTATAAGATATTGAATTTAAATAATATTTTTGTTTTTTTAGTTCTTTTCCTAAAGTTGGCATACTATGTGCTTGTTTATAGTCAGTCAGAGGGTATGTATATTTGCTATAACTCCCTTGATCTAAACTAAAATATATTGGAGAAACAACATGAGAACTATGCAAAAAGGTTTTACTTTAATCGAATTAATGATCGTAATTGCAATTATCGGTATTCTAGCTGCGAT
This portion of the Entomomonas sp. E2T0 genome encodes:
- the dbpA gene encoding ATP-dependent RNA helicase DbpA, yielding MKSFSSLPLKQTLLDNLALMEFTSMTLVQEQTLPLALAGKDVIAKAKTGSGKTVAFGLALLSKLNVKQFSTQALVICPTRELADQVANEIRRLARLMSNVKVLTLCGGVPVGPQIGSLEHGAHIVVGTPGRLVDHLERQTLNLKQLNTLVLDEADRMLEMGFEEDISSILAASPTSRQTLLFSATYPDSIMAMSKKIQNSPVMISTEEPHNEIEQYFYEIENHQRDQALAKMINLNPCESTIVFCNTKVACQDVESYLNGLGYSAIALHGDLEQREREQVLFQFANKSCAILVATDVAARGLDIKELDVVINYQITPDPEVYVHRIGRTGRAGAKGIAITLVATSEVVRANAIEKELNFKLNWKSLPNLTIDPTNIVIPNMQTLCLTIGRKNKVRPGDVLGALTKDANLESKNIGKINITEFYTYIAIDRTIVKQALSYFQHGKIKSKLVRACKL